The following proteins come from a genomic window of Lolium rigidum isolate FL_2022 chromosome 5, APGP_CSIRO_Lrig_0.1, whole genome shotgun sequence:
- the LOC124657313 gene encoding uncharacterized protein LOC124657313, with the protein MEKASRRRRVPAFGEWNYYCHYDGPETVAPPALAYCYGATPEPEACSDVWFRYSPPPRKPTPAKKPRRRVPEGDSDASLEKKGRRSGRPAPASEAAGCGLARTTRLVRPVDEDLYQVPPPELASHRRRPRRSMWMGCLGCVA; encoded by the exons ATGGAG AAGGCGTCGAGGAGGCGTCGGGTGCCGGCGTTCGGGGAGTGGAACTACTACTGCCACTACGACGGGCCGGAGACGGTAGCGCCGCCCGCCCTGGCGTACTGCTACGGCGCCACCCCCGAGCCGGAGGCCTGCAGCGACGTGTGGTTCAGGTACTCGCCTCCCCCGCGCAAACCCACGCCCGCCAAGAAGCCTAGGAGGAGGGTGCCGGAGGGCGACAGTGATGCGTcgctggagaagaaggggagaaggagcgggaggccgGCGCCGGCGTCGGAAGCTGCCGGCTGCGGCCTGGCGCGCACGACAAGGCTGGTGCGGCCGGTCGACGAGGACCTGTACCAGGTGCCGCCGCCGGAGCTCGCCTCCCACAGGCGCCGCCCCAGGAGGAGCATGTGGATGGGCTGCCTGGGGTGCGTCGCCTGA